DNA sequence from the Desulfobulbaceae bacterium genome:
TGACACCAAACAGAAGATTATGGGCTGGGCAGGTGCGCTAGAAGGCATCTTTGTCACCTTTGCAAACGACTTCAGCGCAATTCCCTTGAACTTGTATCGTAACTTTCGTTCAAAATCAAAGCTCTTGCGAATGCAGAACGAAATCATAAAGGTACTAGACGCTGGGTCGGTGATGCCCGATGAACTTATAGAAGGAAATGACGGGATAGTTGAAATCCACTCATTCAGTAACAGCCAGCAAGAAGCAGAATCGCTTGCTGCGCAAATTGTCCATTGGGTGGATGTGGAAAAAGTTCCCCACTCTGAAATTGCTATATTAGTCTCCAAACAGTCCGAACAATATACTGAACTGCTTATGGAAGAGTTAGAAATGCAGGGGATTCCATACCGCAACGAACAACAACTCCAGGACATATCCGCCGAGCCGGCTACTCGACTCATTGTCGACTATCTACTCGTGCTCTTCGGAGACCGTGAGCCTAACGCATATTCTCGGTTGATGTCCCAATTGGCAGACCCTATTATTGACGAGCAAAATCAATCGAAGCAGAGAAATGAATGGCATCATTTCATAAAAGTTGAGCGGAAAAAGGTTGTAGGGGTAGAATTGTCATGTGAAAATTTCGATGCTTGGTGGGCGCACTCTATCACATTTCTGAACGAGTTCGGCATGGACAGATTGGCATCCCTTTCGGCTGATTACGAGTCGAGAGCGCGATTGGAAGAAATTCTTAAGGGGACGCAAAAACGACTCTGCGAATTAATTGCTACCGAGCCCGATGTGATTAAAGCCCTCACCTTGTTGACTGACGACCACGCCGTCCGAATTATGACAATCCACAAAAGCAAAGGCCTCGAATTTGATTCTGTGGTGATCCTAGCTATTGAGAACCAGACCTTTTGGGGGAAAATAGATGAAGAGCGATGTGCTTTCTTTGTTGGAGTTTCACGGGCAAAGAAACGACTTGTGCTGACTTATGTAAATGAGCGGCCGAGGCCCACTGGATTTGGGGGGAGATGGACAGTAGCTCGGACCCCCCACAATGAATTTATCTCATATGCTGAGCAGTTTCGTTAATCAGAAACTTAGAGTTCACAAAGGCCAAATTACTGTAAGTGTAATCCTAATCTACTCATTCACCTCCCGCAACATCTCCCTTTTGGGAGCCTTAAACGTCCTCCGTATATTGATGGCAACGTCCCGTCCCGAAATCGGCTTGATGTAACTCAATCCCTTACTCTTAACCCTGGCATTATATTCGCTCACCATCAGGACCAATTCAGCCATTCTCTCCGCACTCTGCTCCTCTTCTGGCAGCATATAAAATCTACGGTAGGCGGTGTAAATTTCATGCCGTTTATCTGAGTATTGGCCGGCGATCTTCTTCTCTGACCATTGCGTCTCTTTAATCGCCGCCATCCTGGCCGGATTGAATGAGAAAAACCGGAACACGGCATCAGTTGCAGTACCCTTTAACGGCTTGGTGCCGTAGAATACTGGTGCCCCGCCACTGGTTGTTACACCTTCGGTGCCCTCTCGATAGGCCCGGAGCGGATTGCCGAACCCAGTCGGCAACATCTTTTCAACCCCCTTCATCACATCGCCATGGGCCATCATACTGGCCCCTTGGACTTCATCGGTGATAACAGCAAACGGAGCACCAAGCAATTCCTTGAGGCTCGATGGTGGCTGCGCAACATTAATCCCCAGAGAGGCCTTTAGGTTTACCCCGGCCCCGCCCAGGCCAAAGAGTCCGCTTCTCATCCACTCGCCACCACCAAACTCCTTATCGGCCCAAGAGTACAACTCCTCTTCTGGATCGTCCCAGCCTCCAAGAGCCTTGAGCAAGGCGGCCACTATCGGGGTTATCGCATTGGCCCCGACTCCGGCCAGAAGAGAAGGGGCAATCAGCATGTGCAGCATGGATCCTACTGCCTTTTTGTCGAAGCCCAGGTCGATCATGGTCAACAAGTAGTTGTGCGAAAACTTGCCAAAGGTATAGGCCGACCGCAAGGCCATTTGCCCCGGACCTTTCCCTTGAGCCCAATACGGCAGCGTCTCCTTGCCGTAGACCCCATGCGCCTTGTCAGATACCTCCTTGGCCAACCTCATGGCCTCCTCGTGGAGCATAGTCTTATTGGTGGCACGAATCCCCTTGTAGGCCGCAAAGATTGTGGTCGCCCGGTTAACTTTCTCTGTAGCCCCGAACATCGCCATTGAGGCAGCCATGAACTTGTCCCAACCGCGTCCGAGTTTGGATTGCAATACCTTGGCAGCATCGTGGTTATACTGCGCTTCATCCCAACCCTTCTCAGAGATCTCGTGAAATACCTCTCGATCCTCGGCTATTCCTTGTCCAAGCCGGTAGGCACCATAGGCGGTTACCGCATCCCGAATAAACTTCCAGGTTTTGACATAGGGTATCTTCCCAATCCCGGACATGGTAGCTGGCACAGCCATGACCATGTTGGTCAGATTTACAGCCGCCGATGATACCCTAAAGCCCATGAACTTCAGGGCAGTCAAGCCCTTCAGGATACCAAACATCCGATCCGCCGCCTCATCGTTCCGCAGGAATTCCTCCATGTGATGCATGACGTCATGGTAGGCATTTTTCTGGGTCGCCGGGTCTATACGCCTCTCATTCACCATGTCCAGATAGTCGCTGAACGTAGCGCCTGGTTGTTCGGCCTTGTACCTGCTCCAAGGGATATCGCGCCCGGTGATGGCAAGCACCATATCCCGGGCCGTATCACGCTTAGCGATACCACCGGCCATGGAATTGGCATACTGGACCACCGATTTCAAGAGATCCTCCTCATAACCAATCCAGACATGTTCACCAAACGCCTCCTTCCTGGCGATCATGGCCCCACGGAACCCACGCCCCTTAAATATATCCGCCACGGCCATATTGATTCCTTTATTGATCTCCTGAACCGCTCGGTCGTATTCGTTGTCACCGGTCTTCGGTCCGGTTGACTTCTTTTCCGCAGTCTTGAGGATCGCCTCGGTTGAAGCGACCAGGCGGGCTGCGCTGAACACATCCTCTCCCAGGTTTTCGTTCTTCCGTAACTCAACCTTGTACCCATTGGCCGCCAACTCTTTTGCTCGTTTTGCCAAGGGCGTGAACGGGATGGCCACTACCTCCTGACTGCCATTGGCGTTCCGCTTGATCCGAAAGGCGTCAAAATTCTCACGGATCGGGTTGGCCCCTTCCTTCTTGGCAACCAAGACCGCGCCCCCAGCCTCTCGGATACGCGGCATGTATGTCCCTCGCAGATCTCCCATCTTTGCCAGCAGAGTGGACAGTGAAACATCTTCAGAGATCGGATCCTTGGCCATCTCCTCGCCACTCCTCCGGATGATCGCCAAGGCCTCGGTCGCCTCTTTATGTTTCTTCATGTCCTGCAAGACCAACATGGCCTCCTGCCGGGACTCAAACAAGGCGATGGCTACGTCCTTATTCTCGCTGACTATGGCCCACGGTTTCGGCTCAACCGGGATAGAAACTTTCGGCTCTTCCTGCCCTGAGTCTCTGGCCTCTTCGATGATCCTCCTCATCTGCGCCGCCATGATGTCGAATCCCCGGTTAAGCGTAACCCTGGTGACCTTCCAGGCATTGACCTCCTTTTCAGAAAACCCTTGCTCTCTAACATAGTCTACTCCCAGGTCGATCATCCGATAGACCGCCGAGTCCTCATCAAGACCGGTCTCAACAGCCTTGCCGCCAGGGTCGATAACGGACCAGGTGTTATTCTGCTTATCACGCACCAGCCGAAAACCTTTGGCGTTTCGGTCACAGCGAATCAGATAAGCCATGACCCGGTCATATGCCTTCTTGTCCTCCTTCTCCAGCCCGGAAAGCACCTTGATGAAATCCGCCTCGGTATCGGCACCCAGGATGTGGACCTCAAGCTCATGTTTTCTCTCTGAACGAGACAATACCGCCTCCACATATCGTTTGAAGGCAGGAATTTTGTCACCATAGTGTTCAATGGTCGAGAATATCCGCGCAATAATAGTCGTGTCTGGCCGATATCTCTTGCTCACGATCATCCCTTTGGCAGTGTCGGCCAGGTCCTTATCGAAATGCTTGTCGATCTTTTCAACCTTCTCCGCAGGAATTCCCTTTACCTGCACTTTGCCCTTGCCGTAAATCGTATCGAGAACATCCTGGGGCGAGAGAAGGGCCCGGGTACGGCTGAGCTTAATGGTGTTTCCACTCGACTGAGATCGGACCCGCGAAGCTCGTAACCCCGTGGCTGCGATTTCTCGCAACAGATTCATGTCAACCTTGCCGACCCGGAGACCAAAGACGCGGACCAAAGCGGCCTTGGCCTTGGCCAGCATAGTATTCACCCATCGTTTGATTGATGGCGGTTGCTCATTAGGATTCTGCTGGACCGCATAGGCCCCAATCTCTTCCAGATAATGAGGCGTATTGATATCCACCTGAGCTGCTGCCATGGCGGCACTGAACCAGTCCGGCAGCTCTCCTGTCCCGCGCCGGGCCATTTTTTCCATGCGACCCAGTTCTTCGATCACCTTGGCAAAAT
Encoded proteins:
- a CDS encoding ATP-dependent helicase, producing the protein MIRPEIWHPADGLTLEPNALAAAKEQIKCQALTAGPGAGKTEMLAQRADFLLRTGLCRYPKRILAISFKVDASRNLKERVRQRCGSSLSSRFDSYTFHAFAKRIIDRFRPVLTGRDSLDADYTIGEQRVTRRQITFLDIIPLAVQILENSLIARNAVRQTYCDVFLDEFQDCTKNQYELIKLAFQKTNTRLTAVGDTKQKIMGWAGALEGIFVTFANDFSAIPLNLYRNFRSKSKLLRMQNEIIKVLDAGSVMPDELIEGNDGIVEIHSFSNSQQEAESLAAQIVHWVDVEKVPHSEIAILVSKQSEQYTELLMEELEMQGIPYRNEQQLQDISAEPATRLIVDYLLVLFGDREPNAYSRLMSQLADPIIDEQNQSKQRNEWHHFIKVERKKVVGVELSCENFDAWWAHSITFLNEFGMDRLASLSADYESRARLEEILKGTQKRLCELIATEPDVIKALTLLTDDHAVRIMTIHKSKGLEFDSVVILAIENQTFWGKIDEERCAFFVGVSRAKKRLVLTYVNERPRPTGFGGRWTVARTPHNEFISYAEQFR